In the genome of Tautonia marina, one region contains:
- a CDS encoding DUF58 domain-containing protein yields MIWPTRTLALLFLVPSLLSLTLLLPGSRLLWSALFGLDAIVLLIALIDLTSLFSSLRMRAARQCGITASIGEAHPVELTIINEAKRSRLMRIRDDVPESFDATPDEFLVALPARGLATLEYRMTPGQRGAFALRRVYALEFSRWRLWQRSRRIALETGVRVYPDVRQIQRYTLLAQRDRLSVMGLRRSRRAGTDNEFERLRDYADGDEPRRIDWRATARRRKVTVRDYQVNQSQRVIFLIDSGRMMAGDTGGGLSPLDHAFNAMLMLAHVALVRGDQVGVMVYADRVRAYVPPTGGPKRIERLVHAVHNLFPMLVESRHDRAFVDLERRCRKRSLVILMTNVFDEVGGRQVLDHLGNIVGRHLPLGVFLRDADLFTLADAGLDPLDEPGASTEQRLYAPAAAAAMLNWRERVIAAIRQRGALALDVLPDDLTAPLINSYLDVKARHLL; encoded by the coding sequence ATGATCTGGCCGACCCGGACCCTGGCCTTGCTTTTCCTGGTTCCGAGCCTTTTGTCGCTCACCTTGCTGCTTCCGGGATCGAGGTTACTCTGGTCGGCTCTGTTCGGCCTCGATGCGATTGTTCTTCTGATCGCGCTGATTGACCTGACCAGCTTGTTCTCGTCACTTCGAATGCGGGCCGCTCGACAATGCGGAATCACGGCGTCGATCGGTGAGGCCCACCCCGTCGAGTTGACCATCATCAACGAGGCGAAACGATCGCGTCTGATGCGCATCAGAGACGACGTACCCGAATCGTTCGACGCCACGCCCGACGAATTCCTGGTCGCCCTTCCCGCCCGTGGGCTCGCGACCCTTGAATACCGGATGACACCAGGACAGCGCGGGGCGTTTGCGTTGCGTCGGGTGTACGCCCTGGAGTTCAGTCGCTGGCGACTTTGGCAACGGTCGAGGCGCATCGCGCTCGAGACCGGAGTGCGGGTCTACCCTGATGTTCGCCAGATCCAACGCTATACACTGCTGGCCCAGAGAGATCGCCTCAGTGTGATGGGCCTTCGGCGATCGCGGCGAGCTGGCACCGACAATGAGTTCGAGCGACTTCGCGACTACGCCGACGGCGACGAACCGCGCCGGATTGACTGGCGAGCCACGGCCCGCCGTCGCAAGGTGACGGTTCGTGATTATCAGGTCAATCAGAGCCAGCGCGTGATTTTCCTGATCGATAGCGGTCGGATGATGGCCGGTGACACCGGTGGAGGCCTCTCACCCCTCGATCATGCGTTCAATGCCATGCTCATGCTCGCTCATGTCGCCCTGGTGCGGGGCGATCAGGTGGGCGTGATGGTCTATGCCGATCGGGTTCGGGCTTACGTGCCTCCCACGGGCGGACCGAAGCGCATCGAACGCCTGGTCCACGCCGTCCACAACCTGTTTCCGATGCTCGTCGAGTCTCGTCACGATCGGGCGTTTGTGGATCTGGAACGTCGATGCCGGAAGCGATCGCTGGTGATTCTGATGACCAACGTCTTTGACGAGGTGGGCGGGCGTCAGGTCCTCGACCACCTCGGCAACATCGTCGGTCGGCACCTTCCCCTCGGGGTCTTTCTTCGCGATGCCGACCTGTTCACTCTGGCGGACGCCGGCCTCGACCCTCTCGATGAGCCGGGAGCCTCGACTGAGCAGCGGCTTTACGCTCCAGCGGCGGCGGCGGCAATGCTCAACTGGCGAGAACGCGTGATTGCCGCCATCCGTCAGCGAGGAGCACTCGCCCTCGACGTGCTCCCCGACGATCTCACCGCCCCGTTAATCAACTCCTATCTTGACGTCAAGGCTCGACATCTGCTCTGA
- a CDS encoding 1-phosphofructokinase family hexose kinase produces MILCVTLNPCLDKTLTVPSWKPGDSVRGSAVSEVVGGKGNNVARALKRLGRDARPATFLGGPVGDRCASLLRDTEGFDPLIVSSKAPTRTILTVRTEQSSEQTAFFDPDPEISADEADALLRAVDQAIAAGGIEAVTLSGSSPSEATHGLYLDLISMARMRRLPVFLDTYGPPLETLWGFWPDVIQLNRRELSQHLRREALTDEDIFSTLGTWAGHGVRIAVVTDGPEAVLIHADGQYYRAYPPEIEVVNPIGSGDCLLAGLVERWLAGADLEAILRHAISCAVANALVWDAGDLDPEEVARIEPEIELEPVTDLGEAPRERLGDAQGFLRVGVYGRATSKFGRK; encoded by the coding sequence ATGATCCTTTGCGTTACCCTGAATCCCTGCCTGGACAAGACCCTGACCGTTCCCTCCTGGAAACCCGGCGATTCGGTCCGCGGTTCCGCCGTGTCGGAGGTCGTTGGAGGCAAAGGAAATAACGTCGCTCGAGCCCTCAAACGGCTCGGCCGAGACGCCAGGCCCGCGACCTTCCTTGGAGGTCCGGTCGGTGACCGCTGCGCCTCCCTGCTGCGAGACACTGAAGGCTTCGACCCGCTCATCGTTTCTTCGAAGGCACCGACTCGGACCATCCTGACGGTTCGAACGGAACAGTCGTCTGAGCAAACCGCCTTCTTCGATCCCGATCCCGAAATTTCAGCCGATGAAGCCGATGCGCTGCTCCGAGCCGTCGATCAGGCGATTGCGGCCGGGGGGATCGAAGCGGTCACGCTCTCCGGTTCCAGCCCTTCCGAAGCCACGCACGGGCTTTACCTCGACCTGATCTCGATGGCCCGGATGCGCCGTTTGCCGGTCTTTCTTGACACCTACGGCCCCCCGCTCGAAACGCTCTGGGGCTTCTGGCCCGATGTGATCCAACTCAACCGTCGAGAGCTGAGCCAGCATCTGAGACGCGAGGCCCTGACCGACGAAGACATCTTCTCGACCCTGGGGACATGGGCCGGACACGGCGTTCGCATCGCGGTGGTCACCGACGGCCCCGAAGCGGTGCTGATTCACGCCGATGGCCAGTATTACCGGGCGTATCCTCCGGAAATTGAGGTTGTCAACCCGATCGGGTCGGGCGATTGCCTGCTGGCGGGATTGGTCGAGCGCTGGCTGGCCGGTGCCGACCTGGAAGCGATCCTCCGCCACGCCATCTCCTGTGCCGTGGCCAACGCCCTGGTCTGGGATGCCGGCGACCTGGATCCGGAGGAAGTCGCCCGCATCGAGCCGGAGATCGAGCTGGAACCCGTTACCGATCTCGGCGAGGCACCTCGGGAACGGTTGGGAGACGCCCAGGGATTCCTCCGAGTCGGTGTTTATGGGCGAGCGACCAGCAAGTTCGGTCGGAAATGA
- a CDS encoding fused MFS/spermidine synthase, translating to MSMTGRPLARFLPYALAFFASLCIMTLELVAARLVARHVGASLHVWTSVIGVVLGGICLGNFLGGRLADRTEVRRIVGPLFAIGAALTLWTLWMNTIVGRTPGLEVMPWSLRTLVVVSLNFLVPATVLGLIGPVVAKVAVDQADRTGSAIGDVYFWGAVGSIVGTFLAGFVLIYEFPTSVIVTVVAAALLIPAVGMMGGKLGGLVALLATGCLGIGSVERIGAALPSLDVVATTVAPNPLVLVGHGLALVAGGLGVIRLLAARRPIPPSTTSEEPTTGESQTSHRPTRLADLAALAFLISLAFMSLEMVAGRMTTRHLGSSIYGWTSIIGVMLGGLSLGNLIGGKVADVVSSEKQASWLFLVASAMVLLILFLETPPAFLGPELAGSSLLTYVSSMDGVPWALRVLTVVAVMFFLPSITMGTVSPVVTKLAIDRLRKSNRTGTAIGSVYAWGMVGSILGTFLAGFLLIDLLGTKGVLLAISTAMALVATLLGGIGHATWAGIPLGLTFIALAPLPMLQRQGVAWGIRNVSGDPEAENGIAYLDESNYYYIKVESAVVPLSNSSEAEAEDSETTPTAVRRTLVLDNLIHGYFILGHPEHIEYDYEFIYAQVTRRIAEAKAARLGLDDPSQVPLRALFLGGGSYTFPRYLQHLYPNAHCDVAEIDPAVTRANHAALGLPENTTIETHWGDARQFVERFEGKEPYDLIFGDAFNDFSVPWHLTTREFNDRLAELLDPHGAYMINIIDVYRADQIAAERALEQAQIDAVAAVFHEAGNVQDSAEALSRAIRTSWRGEPLGSRFGLIGEAVQNALEGVDSRQRKEIEAALRDPIAGLETPFRGDVDQLAEVALDTLARAQAQRDQNATADALIAVLNQKKVDATVELLRRAGVTRQPEQVAEAIVEVWFGGTRTIVNLLEVINPDTDIDRLAQQIDSALQAVEADLKESPALLSHRLSIPAEQQREMTSAQRVEARQSDAISRKLRDLGVRRGSEDYANAVAKSLAERAIRGELDTLARQVAEAARAVGSDPTRMTRIAADGVTEARNLGAFLGAWTETAKLTFSDVEVFGTDTPGNGFRETFVVVASESPIDLSDLGDRPGDPKFEQSGEPFLPDPYGFEHRDALRIRSRGIILTDDYAPVDNLLAPVAATRGSE from the coding sequence ATGTCGATGACCGGCCGACCGCTGGCTCGCTTCCTTCCGTATGCCCTGGCGTTTTTTGCCAGTCTTTGCATCATGACGCTGGAACTGGTCGCCGCCCGACTGGTGGCGCGGCACGTCGGGGCATCGCTCCACGTCTGGACCAGCGTGATCGGGGTGGTCCTCGGGGGCATCTGCCTGGGGAACTTCCTTGGTGGACGACTGGCCGACCGGACCGAGGTCCGCCGCATCGTGGGGCCGCTCTTCGCGATTGGCGCGGCGTTGACGCTCTGGACCTTGTGGATGAACACCATCGTCGGCCGGACACCTGGACTGGAGGTGATGCCCTGGAGTCTCCGGACTTTGGTGGTGGTGTCGCTCAACTTCCTGGTGCCGGCCACCGTGCTTGGCTTGATCGGTCCTGTTGTGGCCAAGGTAGCGGTCGATCAGGCCGATCGCACAGGAAGCGCGATCGGCGACGTCTACTTCTGGGGGGCTGTCGGCTCGATCGTCGGAACGTTTCTGGCCGGGTTCGTACTCATATACGAGTTCCCGACCTCGGTGATCGTGACCGTGGTGGCCGCGGCCTTGCTGATTCCGGCCGTGGGGATGATGGGAGGGAAGCTGGGTGGGCTCGTTGCGCTGCTGGCCACCGGATGCCTGGGGATTGGGTCGGTCGAGCGGATCGGCGCGGCCCTTCCGTCGCTGGACGTGGTCGCAACGACGGTCGCGCCCAATCCCCTAGTCCTCGTCGGGCATGGCCTGGCCCTGGTCGCGGGTGGATTGGGCGTGATCCGATTGCTGGCAGCCAGGCGACCGATCCCACCGAGCACAACCTCCGAAGAGCCGACGACCGGCGAATCGCAGACCTCCCACCGGCCGACCCGACTGGCCGATCTGGCGGCCCTGGCCTTCCTCATCAGCCTGGCGTTCATGAGCCTGGAAATGGTCGCCGGTCGGATGACGACCCGGCATCTCGGGTCGAGTATCTATGGCTGGACCAGCATCATTGGCGTGATGCTCGGTGGGCTCAGTCTGGGCAACCTGATTGGCGGCAAGGTGGCCGACGTTGTTTCGAGCGAGAAGCAGGCGAGCTGGCTGTTTCTGGTTGCCTCGGCGATGGTCCTCCTGATCCTGTTCCTCGAAACGCCGCCGGCCTTCCTCGGACCAGAGCTGGCGGGGTCTTCCTTGTTGACCTACGTCTCGTCGATGGATGGCGTTCCCTGGGCACTTCGGGTGCTGACGGTCGTGGCGGTGATGTTCTTCCTGCCTTCGATCACCATGGGAACGGTCAGCCCGGTCGTGACGAAGCTGGCCATTGATCGCTTGCGGAAGTCGAACCGCACGGGAACGGCGATCGGATCGGTCTACGCCTGGGGGATGGTCGGATCGATTTTGGGAACGTTCCTGGCCGGATTCCTTCTGATCGACCTGCTCGGGACCAAGGGAGTCCTTTTGGCAATCTCGACGGCGATGGCGCTGGTCGCCACGTTGTTGGGAGGGATTGGCCATGCCACTTGGGCAGGCATCCCGCTGGGCCTCACCTTCATTGCCCTGGCCCCGCTGCCGATGCTCCAGCGCCAGGGGGTTGCCTGGGGCATTCGGAACGTCTCAGGAGATCCGGAGGCGGAGAACGGAATCGCGTACCTCGATGAGAGCAATTATTACTACATCAAGGTCGAAAGCGCGGTGGTGCCCCTGTCCAACAGTTCGGAAGCTGAAGCCGAGGATTCGGAGACCACCCCGACTGCGGTTCGCAGAACGTTGGTGCTCGATAACCTGATCCACGGTTACTTCATCCTGGGGCATCCGGAACACATTGAGTATGACTATGAGTTTATTTACGCTCAGGTGACGCGACGGATCGCCGAGGCCAAGGCTGCCAGGCTGGGGCTGGATGATCCCTCGCAGGTGCCTCTGAGGGCACTGTTCCTCGGCGGAGGTTCCTACACCTTTCCAAGATACCTTCAGCACCTCTATCCGAATGCCCATTGCGACGTGGCCGAGATTGACCCGGCCGTGACCCGGGCAAACCACGCGGCGCTCGGATTACCCGAAAACACAACGATTGAGACACACTGGGGAGACGCTCGCCAGTTTGTTGAGCGGTTCGAAGGGAAAGAACCGTACGACCTGATCTTTGGCGACGCCTTCAACGACTTCTCGGTTCCCTGGCACCTGACGACCCGAGAGTTCAACGACCGGCTGGCCGAGTTGCTCGACCCTCATGGGGCGTACATGATCAACATCATTGATGTGTACCGGGCCGACCAGATCGCCGCCGAGCGGGCGCTGGAGCAGGCCCAGATTGATGCGGTCGCCGCCGTGTTCCACGAAGCGGGGAATGTTCAGGACTCGGCCGAAGCATTGTCCCGAGCCATCCGAACCTCGTGGCGAGGCGAACCCCTGGGGAGTCGGTTCGGCCTGATCGGTGAGGCGGTCCAGAACGCACTGGAAGGAGTGGATTCTCGACAACGGAAGGAGATCGAAGCAGCGCTCCGCGATCCCATTGCCGGGCTCGAGACCCCTTTTCGAGGCGATGTGGACCAGTTGGCGGAGGTCGCGCTCGACACGCTGGCCCGAGCCCAGGCACAGCGCGATCAGAACGCCACAGCAGATGCCCTGATCGCCGTGCTGAACCAGAAGAAGGTAGACGCGACGGTCGAGTTGCTCCGCAGGGCCGGGGTCACTCGGCAGCCGGAACAGGTTGCCGAGGCGATCGTCGAGGTCTGGTTTGGCGGAACTCGAACGATTGTCAACCTGCTCGAAGTGATCAACCCCGACACGGACATCGACCGGCTGGCCCAGCAGATTGATTCGGCCTTGCAGGCGGTCGAGGCCGACCTCAAGGAAAGCCCCGCCTTGCTGTCCCATCGGCTCTCGATCCCGGCCGAGCAGCAACGGGAGATGACCTCGGCCCAGCGCGTCGAAGCCCGGCAATCCGACGCGATCTCCCGGAAGCTCCGGGACCTAGGGGTCCGCCGAGGGTCGGAAGACTATGCGAACGCCGTTGCCAAGTCCCTTGCGGAGCGGGCAATCCGAGGAGAACTCGACACCCTGGCACGTCAGGTGGCCGAAGCTGCGCGAGCGGTCGGGAGCGATCCGACTCGGATGACTCGAATTGCGGCCGATGGAGTGACGGAGGCCCGAAACCTCGGGGCCTTTCTGGGGGCATGGACCGAGACGGCCAAGCTGACCTTCTCCGACGTCGAAGTCTTTGGCACCGACACCCCCGGGAATGGATTCCGGGAGACCTTCGTGGTCGTCGCCTCGGAGTCTCCGATTGACCTGAGTGATCTCGGTGATCGGCCGGGAGACCCCAAGTTCGAACAATCGGGTGAGCCGTTTCTGCCTGATCCGTACGGGTTTGAGCATCGCGATGCGCTCCGGATCCGATCGCGGGGGATCATTCTGACCGACGACTACGCTCCGGTTGACAACCTGCTCGCCCCCGTCGCCGCGACCCGAGGTTCGGAGTAA
- a CDS encoding TlpA family protein disulfide reductase produces MSKDSSTAPEMTPDESGAPSATQKLESTQRLRILLMALAVFAGGFVLYREMVGTNAGGGAGAGTTQYAWKVVNPDGAPVDLASYKGRPVLLNVWATWCPPCMMEMPSLIALSKRPELKDADVAVVLVSVDDSLDPVQRFLNRTNIGEAEVLVAASNPPAEFSTSGIPATFLIDPDGRIVRREVGAMDWDTPEIAAELASFGQAR; encoded by the coding sequence ATGTCCAAGGACTCCTCCACAGCTCCCGAGATGACCCCCGACGAGTCGGGAGCCCCCTCGGCGACCCAGAAGCTTGAGTCGACCCAGCGCCTGCGAATCCTCTTGATGGCGCTGGCGGTCTTCGCCGGGGGCTTCGTCCTTTACCGGGAGATGGTTGGGACGAACGCCGGAGGCGGCGCTGGAGCCGGCACAACCCAGTACGCCTGGAAGGTCGTGAATCCTGACGGTGCTCCGGTCGACCTGGCCAGCTACAAGGGGAGGCCGGTCCTGCTCAACGTCTGGGCGACCTGGTGCCCTCCGTGCATGATGGAGATGCCGTCGCTCATCGCTCTATCGAAGCGTCCGGAGCTGAAGGATGCCGATGTGGCCGTCGTGCTCGTGTCGGTGGATGACAGCCTCGACCCGGTGCAGCGGTTCCTCAATCGCACGAATATTGGCGAGGCCGAAGTGCTCGTGGCCGCGTCGAACCCTCCCGCCGAGTTCAGCACCAGCGGCATTCCTGCCACCTTCCTGATTGATCCCGATGGCCGGATCGTCCGTCGAGAGGTCGGCGCGATGGATTGGGATACTCCGGAGATTGCCGCCGAACTCGCCTCGTTTGGTCAGGCTCGATAA
- a CDS encoding J domain-containing protein, whose product MLEGLPIDPHTVLGIPPDADSEAIHEAFRRKSKKHHPDVGGDEWAFRIVVRAYELLTQRTPEVVSPPSPYDFDDPDLDHDPHAAPSRDWAAESERVRPGVRDKDFPPARMVLVEVLWFRMEIADIYALLDRTEASSFSGSLHLTWPDPDTQLEQPLDPVELHAVLRELTDAFDHLRSRPNVLNASSRVDLGRFEAWLSYASGRDAWNAFTTLRPSLNSRGLGVRQLTRELTIPREPGESPPR is encoded by the coding sequence ATGCTCGAAGGTCTCCCGATCGACCCTCATACCGTGCTCGGCATCCCTCCCGACGCCGACTCCGAGGCCATCCACGAGGCCTTCCGCCGCAAGTCGAAGAAGCACCACCCCGATGTAGGCGGCGATGAATGGGCCTTTCGGATCGTCGTCCGAGCCTACGAACTGCTGACCCAGCGCACTCCCGAGGTCGTCTCGCCTCCCTCTCCGTACGACTTCGACGACCCCGATCTCGACCACGACCCTCACGCCGCCCCCTCCCGAGACTGGGCCGCCGAATCCGAACGCGTTCGCCCCGGTGTCCGGGACAAGGACTTCCCTCCAGCTCGCATGGTCCTGGTCGAGGTTCTCTGGTTCCGTATGGAGATCGCCGACATTTACGCCCTCCTCGACCGCACCGAGGCCAGTTCGTTCAGCGGCTCCCTTCACCTCACCTGGCCCGACCCCGACACCCAACTCGAACAGCCGCTTGACCCGGTCGAACTGCACGCCGTCCTCCGCGAGCTCACCGACGCGTTCGACCACCTCCGCTCCCGCCCGAACGTCCTCAATGCCTCCAGCCGAGTCGATCTGGGCCGCTTCGAGGCCTGGCTCAGCTATGCCTCCGGTCGAGACGCCTGGAACGCCTTCACCACCCTCCGCCCCTCCCTCAACTCCCGAGGCCTCGGCGTTCGCCAGCTCACCCGAGAACTCACCATCCCCCGCGAGCCCGGCGAGTCTCCTCCCCGCTGA
- a CDS encoding protein arginine kinase — MNLDALTRTSGEWLRGTGPESDIVICSRIRLARNLADFPFTNRASDTEKTEIERICRATMDKAGLELDYQSVVNLDALDRQLLVERQLISRELSTGEGPRGVAIGPRENVSVMVNEEDHLRIQVMNSGFSLADVWEQINTLDDQIEEYLHYAFNPQLGYLTACPTNVGTGIRVGVMLHLPALANTKQIEKVFRALHKLNLAVRGLYGEGTQADGDFYQISNQQTLGKSERELIRNLSEVVPQIINYERQARQEWIGQRRQHLHDQVSRAYGVLKTAHTISSSETMHLLSSVRMGVNLGLIDDLEIRTVNELFIHTQPAHLQKIQGEPLEVDERNIARAGYIRRRLASDNQAAEERE; from the coding sequence ATGAACCTTGACGCCCTGACTCGCACCTCCGGCGAGTGGCTCCGCGGCACCGGACCCGAGAGTGACATCGTCATCTGCTCTCGCATCCGGCTCGCCCGCAATCTGGCCGATTTCCCCTTCACCAATCGCGCCAGCGACACCGAAAAGACCGAGATCGAACGCATCTGCCGGGCCACGATGGACAAGGCCGGCCTGGAACTCGACTACCAATCCGTCGTCAACCTCGATGCCCTCGACCGTCAGCTTCTCGTCGAACGCCAGCTCATTAGCCGAGAGCTTAGTACCGGTGAAGGCCCCCGAGGGGTCGCCATCGGCCCCCGAGAAAACGTCTCGGTGATGGTCAACGAGGAAGACCACCTGCGCATCCAGGTCATGAACTCGGGCTTCAGCCTGGCCGACGTCTGGGAACAGATCAACACCCTCGACGACCAGATCGAGGAGTACCTCCACTACGCCTTCAACCCTCAGCTCGGCTACCTGACCGCCTGCCCGACGAACGTCGGCACCGGTATCCGGGTTGGCGTTATGCTCCACCTGCCCGCCCTGGCCAACACCAAGCAGATTGAGAAGGTCTTCCGCGCCCTCCACAAGCTCAACCTCGCCGTCCGAGGACTCTACGGCGAAGGCACCCAGGCCGACGGCGACTTCTACCAGATCTCCAACCAGCAGACCCTCGGCAAGAGCGAACGCGAGCTGATCCGCAACCTCTCCGAGGTCGTCCCCCAGATCATTAACTACGAACGCCAGGCCCGCCAGGAGTGGATCGGCCAGCGCCGCCAGCACCTGCACGACCAGGTCAGCCGCGCCTACGGCGTCCTCAAGACGGCTCACACCATCTCCAGCTCCGAGACCATGCACCTGCTCTCCAGCGTCCGCATGGGGGTGAACCTCGGCCTGATCGACGACCTCGAAATCCGGACCGTCAACGAGTTGTTCATCCACACCCAGCCGGCCCACCTCCAGAAAATCCAGGGGGAGCCGCTGGAAGTTGACGAACGCAACATCGCCCGCGCCGGTTACATCCGCCGCCGCCTCGCCAGTGACAACCAGGCCGCCGAGGAGCGCGAATGA
- a CDS encoding UvrB/UvrC motif-containing protein encodes MTCQRCSREASVHLSETVDGQRRELHLCGPCARKAGLTPPDPPPNAALEAIVDHLIVQHVGELVGELARTSCPLCGLKFMDFRTGGRLGCPNDYEAFTPGLLPLLRAAHGASRHVGKIPRKRTPPSRSPRLRLRARLREAISREEYELAAAIRDQLRQEDADQ; translated from the coding sequence ATGACCTGCCAGCGCTGCTCCCGGGAGGCTTCGGTCCACCTCTCCGAAACGGTTGATGGTCAGCGTCGCGAGCTGCATCTGTGCGGCCCTTGTGCGCGGAAGGCCGGTCTGACCCCGCCCGACCCTCCTCCCAACGCCGCCCTCGAAGCCATCGTCGATCACCTGATCGTCCAGCACGTCGGGGAACTCGTGGGAGAACTGGCCAGGACCTCCTGTCCCCTCTGCGGGCTCAAGTTCATGGATTTCCGCACCGGCGGTCGCCTCGGCTGCCCGAACGATTACGAAGCCTTCACCCCCGGCCTGCTGCCCTTGCTCCGAGCCGCCCACGGCGCCTCGCGGCACGTGGGCAAAATTCCCCGCAAACGAACCCCGCCGAGCCGCTCTCCTCGACTCCGGCTCCGCGCCCGGCTCCGGGAGGCCATCTCCCGAGAAGAGTACGAGCTGGCCGCCGCCATCCGGGACCAGCTCCGCCAGGAGGATGCCGACCAATGA
- a CDS encoding UvrB/UvrC motif-containing protein: MKCQKCSKPATYHITDLDPEAPGTFAVFHFCDEHALQHLAPAASQPESLPVGQLAKDLVSGSGSTLESSPADALSCPNCQISFAEFRSTGRLGCPYDYEVFRDELMPLLENIHGETRHSGKAPKRAPRTSRLQNTLIRLRNDLKRAIAAEDYEAAARLRDEIRSLEQEQGR; the protein is encoded by the coding sequence ATGAAATGCCAGAAGTGCTCCAAGCCGGCGACCTACCACATTACCGACCTCGACCCCGAGGCACCGGGAACGTTCGCCGTCTTTCATTTTTGCGATGAGCACGCCTTGCAGCATCTCGCGCCGGCAGCCTCTCAACCCGAAAGTCTTCCGGTCGGGCAGCTAGCCAAGGATCTGGTGTCCGGATCCGGTTCCACCCTCGAATCCTCCCCGGCCGATGCCCTGAGCTGCCCGAACTGTCAGATCAGCTTTGCCGAATTTCGCAGTACCGGCCGCCTCGGTTGCCCCTATGATTATGAGGTCTTCCGAGACGAGTTGATGCCCTTGCTCGAAAACATTCACGGTGAAACCCGCCACTCGGGCAAGGCTCCCAAGCGAGCCCCTCGGACCAGCCGACTGCAAAATACCCTGATCCGCCTGCGGAACGATCTGAAGCGCGCCATCGCCGCCGAAGACTACGAGGCCGCCGCCCGGCTTCGCGACGAGATCCGCTCTCTCGAACAGGAGCAGGGCCGTTGA
- the trpE gene encoding anthranilate synthase component I, whose translation MSDSSPARPILHPSPERLASLIGQGPGFPVYRELTSDGLTPVSAFARIARPGPSFLFESVVGGEKVGRYSFLGTEPFLRFEARGHRVSIVPTDGKGEPRHFESADPFENLRELVHQYGSIHLPGLPRFCGGAVGYASYDAVRYTERLPNAPVDDRGLPDLAFAFFDRMVIFDNIRKTVLVVAQARPEVPDDPASVQHAYDRAAARLQELVDRLSGPGPDLPPADLDTRGAPRLEPASNMTRDQFENAVRRCREYIKAGDVFQVVPSQRFRVETTAEPFDIYRALRVVNPSPFLFYLPFEEFCLIGSSPEILVRVEDGEVTIRPLAGTRRRGKDEDEDRALAEELLADPKERAEHVMLIDLGRNDVGRVAERSSVRLTEVMKIERYSHVMHISSNVVGKLEAGKDCFDALRAGLPAGTVSGAPKVRAMEIIDEVEPTRRGPYGGAVGYIDSTGNMDTCIALRTLVVQGNLADIQAGAGIVFDSDPATEYEETVSKARGMIKAIELAQDCLTPARSEPE comes from the coding sequence ATGAGCGACTCGTCACCCGCCCGGCCGATTCTCCATCCCAGTCCCGAGCGCCTTGCCTCACTGATCGGCCAGGGACCGGGCTTTCCGGTGTATCGGGAATTGACCAGCGACGGATTGACCCCCGTTTCGGCGTTTGCGCGGATTGCCCGGCCGGGACCGTCATTCCTGTTTGAGAGTGTCGTCGGAGGAGAAAAAGTCGGTCGCTACAGCTTCCTCGGGACCGAGCCGTTCTTGCGATTCGAGGCCAGAGGGCATCGCGTCTCGATCGTTCCGACCGACGGCAAGGGAGAGCCTCGGCATTTCGAATCGGCCGACCCCTTCGAGAATCTTCGGGAGCTGGTCCACCAGTACGGATCGATTCATCTTCCGGGGCTTCCGCGGTTTTGCGGCGGGGCGGTTGGTTATGCCTCGTACGACGCGGTGCGCTATACCGAACGCTTGCCGAACGCTCCGGTTGACGATCGAGGGTTGCCCGATCTGGCCTTCGCGTTCTTCGACCGGATGGTGATCTTCGACAATATTCGGAAGACCGTGCTGGTGGTCGCCCAGGCGAGGCCCGAGGTCCCGGACGACCCGGCCTCGGTTCAGCATGCGTACGATCGGGCCGCTGCTCGATTGCAGGAACTGGTCGATCGGCTCTCCGGGCCGGGGCCCGACTTGCCTCCGGCCGATCTCGACACGAGGGGAGCCCCGCGCCTGGAACCGGCGTCGAACATGACGCGAGACCAGTTCGAAAACGCGGTCCGACGCTGTCGGGAATACATCAAGGCCGGAGACGTGTTCCAGGTCGTTCCGAGCCAGCGGTTCCGGGTCGAGACGACGGCCGAGCCGTTCGATATTTACCGGGCGTTGCGGGTGGTCAATCCTAGCCCGTTCCTGTTCTACCTGCCGTTTGAGGAGTTCTGCCTGATCGGCTCGTCTCCCGAGATTCTGGTGCGGGTCGAAGATGGCGAGGTGACCATCCGGCCGCTGGCCGGCACTCGCCGCAGGGGCAAGGATGAAGACGAGGATCGCGCCCTGGCCGAGGAACTTCTGGCCGATCCAAAGGAACGGGCCGAGCATGTCATGCTCATCGACCTGGGCCGTAATGACGTCGGCCGCGTGGCCGAGCGATCGAGCGTTCGCTTGACCGAGGTGATGAAGATCGAGCGTTATAGCCACGTCATGCACATTTCTTCAAACGTGGTGGGGAAGCTCGAAGCGGGCAAGGATTGCTTCGATGCCCTGCGGGCCGGGTTGCCGGCCGGGACGGTGAGCGGGGCGCCGAAGGTCAGGGCGATGGAAATTATTGACGAGGTCGAGCCGACTCGTCGCGGACCATACGGTGGGGCGGTCGGCTACATTGACTCGACCGGCAACATGGATACCTGCATCGCCTTGCGGACGCTGGTGGTGCAAGGCAACCTGGCTGATATCCAGGCCGGAGCAGGGATCGTCTTCGACAGCGATCCGGCCACCGAGTACGAGGAGACGGTCAGCAAGGCCCGAGGCATGATCAAGGCCATAGAGCTGGCCCAGGACTGTCTCACTCCGGCTCGATCCGAGCCGGAGTGA